In one Paramisgurnus dabryanus chromosome 21, PD_genome_1.1, whole genome shotgun sequence genomic region, the following are encoded:
- the tshz2 gene encoding teashirt homolog 2 isoform X1 gives MPRRKQQAPKRAAAYEQDEDAGAQDSITEEEGDNDMQAEEENSERPTSKDKEDKETDNKSNYSIQNSPLSVASNQEVELESRLSDGSERLSDFKTSPPGSQKDTESNGPKLKDDMHSSLEKMRAAYANFLSDSYWSKIGLDLKVGNTGSKTNCDSTNGSAKSEFDWHQDALSKTLQQTLSPKPVSKPNLFSSVHLYRQSSKACGAVFTGASRFRCKDCSAAYDTLVELTVHMNKSGHYTDDNHSRQNIASTSSSKNRKRNLQDMEGKEDAQKVLKCMFCGHSFDSLQDLSVHMIKTKHYQKVPLKEPIPVLTPKLVPPSKKRAFEATRPCSPDSTTGVPGYSEAQRASGAASAPNNRYGYQNGASYTWQFETCKSQILKCMECGSSHDTLQQLTTHMMVTGHFIKVTNSASKKGKQLALDPLAIEKMQTLAEPAMNELEGEKVSPKSTASGDSDRVTPRERSPEKAEKTDDKEDKQEDEDQKSTEGDFKYPYLREEDLEQGSSGGGDILKSLANTVASAINKAQTGTPSWSAYPSIHAAYQLSGVIKSTSFSSSPPIQLKQSLHHKHRSITPKGKFYHGLHALESFQGHHNLDIKKERVVASEGKESESSRFDLAENDDSDCQDDSSFSSKLDADCVSDENDTIKGKLSPAFSDRGNPSPSPPASNGHSGSSELVNDSQEVLSINPLSALQSVLNNHLGKANKPRPESVLSHRTQSIFSELSRGLEKPISALSTAAAIRASNSFMYTNNDQPIDLTKYRHNKTTPSLSMRTSTPVPQKHALSDIADMVKVLPKATTPKPSMPTRVPVMKLETDVRRFEDVSNELYSVHKRKGRQSNWNPQHLLILQAQFASSLFLTSEGKYLLSDLGPQERMHISKFTGLSMTTISHWLANVKYQLRKTGGTKFLKNMDTGHPVFYCNDCASQFRTPTAFISHLENHLGFQIKDMNKLPIEHPTKVTEPELSKALTVRPTDSQITEEETDSKFKCKLCSRTFASNHAVKLHLSKTHSKSPENHSQFVEMDKE, from the coding sequence CATATGAGCAGGATGAGGATGCCGGTGCCCAGGATTCGATCACAGAAGAAGAGGGCGACAATGACATGCAGGCAGAGGAGGAGAACTCAGAGAGACCCACGTCCAAGGACAAAGAagacaaagagacagacaaTAAAAGCAACTACAGCATCCAGAACTCTCCACTCAGCGTCGCGTCCAACCAGGAGGTCGAGCTTGAATCCCGTTTGAGCGATGGCAGCGAAAGACTGTCTGACTTTAAAACCTCACCACCAGGAAGTCAAAAGGACACGGAGAGCAACGGCCCGAAACTGAAGGATGACATGCACAGTAGCCTGGAGAAAATGAGGGCCGCCTATGCCAACTTCCTGTCAGACTCCTATTGGTCCAAAATTGGACTAGATTTGAAGGTTGGTAACACAGGCAGTAAAACAAACTGTGACAGCACCAACGGGAGTGCCAAGAGTGAGTTTGACTGGCACCAGGACGCACTTTCAAAAACCCTGCAGCAAACGCTGTCCCCGAAACCTGTGTCGAAGCCTAATCTTTTCAGCTCCGTGCACCTGTACAGACAAAGCAGCAAAGCGTGCGGGGCGGTCTTCACCGGAGCCAGCCGGTTCCGCTGCAAAGATTGCAGCGCGGCATACGACACACTGGTAGAACTGACGGTGCACATGAACAAGAGTGGCCACTACACGGATGACAACCACAGCAGGCAAAACATTGCCTCCACTTCATCATCGAAGAACAGGAAGAGGAATCTTCAAGACATGGAGGGCAAGGAAGATGCCCAAAAAGTGCTCAAGTGCATGTTCTGCGGCCACTCTTTTGATTCGCTGCAAGATCTAAGTGTCCACATGATCAAAACGAAGCATTACCAGAAAGTGCCTTTGAAGGAACCTATTCCAGTACTCACCCCCAAATTAGTCCCACCATCAAAGAAACGTGCATTTGAGGCCACAAGGCCTTGTTCGCCAGACTCCACCACAGGGGTCCCGGGTTACAGCGAGGCCCAAAGAGCATCAGGGGCCGCCAGTGCTCCCAACAACCGCTATGGCTATCAGAACGGTGCTAGCTACACGTGGCAGTTTGAAACATGCAAGTCTCAGATCCTAAAGTGCATGGAATGCGGAAGCTCACACGATACACTTCAACAGCTCACCACTCACATGATGGTCACCGGCCACTTCATTAAAGTCACAAATTCAGCTTCCAAGAAAGGCAAACAGCTAGCCCTAGACCCTCTGGCTATAGAGAAAATGCAGACGTTAGCTGAACCAGCAATGAACGAACTGGAAGGAGAGAAAGTTTCTCCAAAGAGCACAGCATCGGGTGACTCAGATAGGGTAACTCCAAGAGAAAGGTCTCCGGAAAAAGCAGAGAAAACTGATGACAAGGAGGACAAGCAAGAGGATGAGGATCAGAAGTCAACTGAGGGTGATTTTAAGTATCCATATTTGAGAGAAGAGGACCTTGAGCAAGGGTCCAGTGGAGGGGGGGACATTCTGAAGTCTTTAGCAAACACGGTGGCATCTGCAATTAATAAAGCTCAAACAGGAACCCCCAGCTGGAGCGCTTACCCCAGCATTCATGCAGCATACCAACTCTCAGGAGTGATCAAGTCCACCTCATTTTCCTCTTCTCCTCCCATCCAACTGAAGCAAAGTCTCCACCACAAGCACAGATCTATCACTCCCAAGGGGAAGTTCTATCACGGCCTTCACGCACTTGAAAGTTTCCAGGGACATCACAATTTGGACATCAAAAAAGAGAGGGTCGTCGCAAGTGAAGGCAAAGAGAGCGAGAGCAGCAGGTTTGATCTGGCGGAGAATGACGACAGTGATTGTCAGGATGACTCCTCTTTCTCTTCAAAGCTGGATGCAGACTGTGTAAGTGACGAGAATGACACAATCAAAGGAAAGTTAAGCCCGGCTTTCTCTGACAGAGGGAACCCATCACCCAGCCCCCCTGCCAGCAACGGTCACAGCGGTTCTTCAGAACTTGTCAACGACTCCCAGGAAGTACTTAGCATAAACCCTCTCAGTGCACTGCAGTCTGTCTTGAACAATCATTTGGGTAAAGCAAACAAGCCCAGGCCGGAAAGCGTTCTTTCCCACCGCACGCAATCTATATTTTCCGAACTGAGTAGAGGTTTAGAGAAACCCATATCGGCGCTTTCAACAGCCGCTGCCATCAGGGCCAGCAATAGTTTCATGTACACGAACAACGACCAGCCGATAGACCTGACAAAGTACAGACACAACAAAACAACCCCCTCTCTCTCAATGCGGACCTCCACCCCAGTCCCGCAGAAACATGCACTTTCTGACATCGCGGATATGGTGAAGGTTCTTCCGAAAGCTACGACGCCAAAGCCCTCCATGCCGACGAGAGTGCCCGTCATGAAGCTGGAGACGGACGTGCGGCGTTTCGAAGACGTGTCCAACGAGTTGTACTCGGTCCACAAACGTAAAGGTCGACAGTCTAACTGGAATCCCCAGCATCTGCTCATCCTTCAAGCGCAGTTCGCCTCCAGCCTTTTTCTGACTTCCGAAGGCAAGTATCTCCTGTCGGACCTTGGTCCTCAGGAGAGGATGCACATCTCAAAATTCACAGGGCTTTCAATGACCACCATCAGCCACTGGCTAGCCAATGTAAAATACCAACTTAGAAAGACAGGAGGGACCAAATTTTTGAAGAACATGGACACGGGCCATCCGGTCTTCTACTGCAATGACTGTGCTTCACAATTCAGAACGCCCACTGCGTTTATATCCCACCTCGAGAACCATCTCGGGTTTCAGATCAAAGATATGAACAAACTGCCCATAGAACACCCGACTAAAGTAACAGAACCTGAACTTTCAAAAGCTCTCACCGTGAGGCCGACGGACTCGCAGATCACAGAAGAGGAAACCGACTCCAAGTTCAAATGCAAGCTTTGCAGTCGGACATTTGCCAGCAATCACGCAGTCAAACTTCACTTGAGTAAAACTCACAGTAAATCACCGGAGAATCATTCGCAGTTTGTCGAAATGGACAAAGAGTAG
- the tshz2 gene encoding teashirt homolog 2 isoform X2, translated as MQAEEENSERPTSKDKEDKETDNKSNYSIQNSPLSVASNQEVELESRLSDGSERLSDFKTSPPGSQKDTESNGPKLKDDMHSSLEKMRAAYANFLSDSYWSKIGLDLKVGNTGSKTNCDSTNGSAKSEFDWHQDALSKTLQQTLSPKPVSKPNLFSSVHLYRQSSKACGAVFTGASRFRCKDCSAAYDTLVELTVHMNKSGHYTDDNHSRQNIASTSSSKNRKRNLQDMEGKEDAQKVLKCMFCGHSFDSLQDLSVHMIKTKHYQKVPLKEPIPVLTPKLVPPSKKRAFEATRPCSPDSTTGVPGYSEAQRASGAASAPNNRYGYQNGASYTWQFETCKSQILKCMECGSSHDTLQQLTTHMMVTGHFIKVTNSASKKGKQLALDPLAIEKMQTLAEPAMNELEGEKVSPKSTASGDSDRVTPRERSPEKAEKTDDKEDKQEDEDQKSTEGDFKYPYLREEDLEQGSSGGGDILKSLANTVASAINKAQTGTPSWSAYPSIHAAYQLSGVIKSTSFSSSPPIQLKQSLHHKHRSITPKGKFYHGLHALESFQGHHNLDIKKERVVASEGKESESSRFDLAENDDSDCQDDSSFSSKLDADCVSDENDTIKGKLSPAFSDRGNPSPSPPASNGHSGSSELVNDSQEVLSINPLSALQSVLNNHLGKANKPRPESVLSHRTQSIFSELSRGLEKPISALSTAAAIRASNSFMYTNNDQPIDLTKYRHNKTTPSLSMRTSTPVPQKHALSDIADMVKVLPKATTPKPSMPTRVPVMKLETDVRRFEDVSNELYSVHKRKGRQSNWNPQHLLILQAQFASSLFLTSEGKYLLSDLGPQERMHISKFTGLSMTTISHWLANVKYQLRKTGGTKFLKNMDTGHPVFYCNDCASQFRTPTAFISHLENHLGFQIKDMNKLPIEHPTKVTEPELSKALTVRPTDSQITEEETDSKFKCKLCSRTFASNHAVKLHLSKTHSKSPENHSQFVEMDKE; from the coding sequence ATGCAGGCAGAGGAGGAGAACTCAGAGAGACCCACGTCCAAGGACAAAGAagacaaagagacagacaaTAAAAGCAACTACAGCATCCAGAACTCTCCACTCAGCGTCGCGTCCAACCAGGAGGTCGAGCTTGAATCCCGTTTGAGCGATGGCAGCGAAAGACTGTCTGACTTTAAAACCTCACCACCAGGAAGTCAAAAGGACACGGAGAGCAACGGCCCGAAACTGAAGGATGACATGCACAGTAGCCTGGAGAAAATGAGGGCCGCCTATGCCAACTTCCTGTCAGACTCCTATTGGTCCAAAATTGGACTAGATTTGAAGGTTGGTAACACAGGCAGTAAAACAAACTGTGACAGCACCAACGGGAGTGCCAAGAGTGAGTTTGACTGGCACCAGGACGCACTTTCAAAAACCCTGCAGCAAACGCTGTCCCCGAAACCTGTGTCGAAGCCTAATCTTTTCAGCTCCGTGCACCTGTACAGACAAAGCAGCAAAGCGTGCGGGGCGGTCTTCACCGGAGCCAGCCGGTTCCGCTGCAAAGATTGCAGCGCGGCATACGACACACTGGTAGAACTGACGGTGCACATGAACAAGAGTGGCCACTACACGGATGACAACCACAGCAGGCAAAACATTGCCTCCACTTCATCATCGAAGAACAGGAAGAGGAATCTTCAAGACATGGAGGGCAAGGAAGATGCCCAAAAAGTGCTCAAGTGCATGTTCTGCGGCCACTCTTTTGATTCGCTGCAAGATCTAAGTGTCCACATGATCAAAACGAAGCATTACCAGAAAGTGCCTTTGAAGGAACCTATTCCAGTACTCACCCCCAAATTAGTCCCACCATCAAAGAAACGTGCATTTGAGGCCACAAGGCCTTGTTCGCCAGACTCCACCACAGGGGTCCCGGGTTACAGCGAGGCCCAAAGAGCATCAGGGGCCGCCAGTGCTCCCAACAACCGCTATGGCTATCAGAACGGTGCTAGCTACACGTGGCAGTTTGAAACATGCAAGTCTCAGATCCTAAAGTGCATGGAATGCGGAAGCTCACACGATACACTTCAACAGCTCACCACTCACATGATGGTCACCGGCCACTTCATTAAAGTCACAAATTCAGCTTCCAAGAAAGGCAAACAGCTAGCCCTAGACCCTCTGGCTATAGAGAAAATGCAGACGTTAGCTGAACCAGCAATGAACGAACTGGAAGGAGAGAAAGTTTCTCCAAAGAGCACAGCATCGGGTGACTCAGATAGGGTAACTCCAAGAGAAAGGTCTCCGGAAAAAGCAGAGAAAACTGATGACAAGGAGGACAAGCAAGAGGATGAGGATCAGAAGTCAACTGAGGGTGATTTTAAGTATCCATATTTGAGAGAAGAGGACCTTGAGCAAGGGTCCAGTGGAGGGGGGGACATTCTGAAGTCTTTAGCAAACACGGTGGCATCTGCAATTAATAAAGCTCAAACAGGAACCCCCAGCTGGAGCGCTTACCCCAGCATTCATGCAGCATACCAACTCTCAGGAGTGATCAAGTCCACCTCATTTTCCTCTTCTCCTCCCATCCAACTGAAGCAAAGTCTCCACCACAAGCACAGATCTATCACTCCCAAGGGGAAGTTCTATCACGGCCTTCACGCACTTGAAAGTTTCCAGGGACATCACAATTTGGACATCAAAAAAGAGAGGGTCGTCGCAAGTGAAGGCAAAGAGAGCGAGAGCAGCAGGTTTGATCTGGCGGAGAATGACGACAGTGATTGTCAGGATGACTCCTCTTTCTCTTCAAAGCTGGATGCAGACTGTGTAAGTGACGAGAATGACACAATCAAAGGAAAGTTAAGCCCGGCTTTCTCTGACAGAGGGAACCCATCACCCAGCCCCCCTGCCAGCAACGGTCACAGCGGTTCTTCAGAACTTGTCAACGACTCCCAGGAAGTACTTAGCATAAACCCTCTCAGTGCACTGCAGTCTGTCTTGAACAATCATTTGGGTAAAGCAAACAAGCCCAGGCCGGAAAGCGTTCTTTCCCACCGCACGCAATCTATATTTTCCGAACTGAGTAGAGGTTTAGAGAAACCCATATCGGCGCTTTCAACAGCCGCTGCCATCAGGGCCAGCAATAGTTTCATGTACACGAACAACGACCAGCCGATAGACCTGACAAAGTACAGACACAACAAAACAACCCCCTCTCTCTCAATGCGGACCTCCACCCCAGTCCCGCAGAAACATGCACTTTCTGACATCGCGGATATGGTGAAGGTTCTTCCGAAAGCTACGACGCCAAAGCCCTCCATGCCGACGAGAGTGCCCGTCATGAAGCTGGAGACGGACGTGCGGCGTTTCGAAGACGTGTCCAACGAGTTGTACTCGGTCCACAAACGTAAAGGTCGACAGTCTAACTGGAATCCCCAGCATCTGCTCATCCTTCAAGCGCAGTTCGCCTCCAGCCTTTTTCTGACTTCCGAAGGCAAGTATCTCCTGTCGGACCTTGGTCCTCAGGAGAGGATGCACATCTCAAAATTCACAGGGCTTTCAATGACCACCATCAGCCACTGGCTAGCCAATGTAAAATACCAACTTAGAAAGACAGGAGGGACCAAATTTTTGAAGAACATGGACACGGGCCATCCGGTCTTCTACTGCAATGACTGTGCTTCACAATTCAGAACGCCCACTGCGTTTATATCCCACCTCGAGAACCATCTCGGGTTTCAGATCAAAGATATGAACAAACTGCCCATAGAACACCCGACTAAAGTAACAGAACCTGAACTTTCAAAAGCTCTCACCGTGAGGCCGACGGACTCGCAGATCACAGAAGAGGAAACCGACTCCAAGTTCAAATGCAAGCTTTGCAGTCGGACATTTGCCAGCAATCACGCAGTCAAACTTCACTTGAGTAAAACTCACAGTAAATCACCGGAGAATCATTCGCAGTTTGTCGAAATGGACAAAGAGTAG